TGCCTTCCTCGGCTTCATCACGAAAGAAGTCGCGCCGCTGATCGAGAGCCGCTTTCGCGCCGAGAAGACCGACCGCGTGATCTCCGGCAGTTCGCTGGGCGGCCTGTTCGCCATCGCGGCCGCGTACAAGGCGCCGGGCTTCTTCGCCGGCCATATCGCGATCAGTCCCGCAGCCGGCTGGGACCATGGCGCGTTGTTCAAGGTCGATGCGGCACATGCCCGCGACCACAAGGCGCTTGCCGCGCGCATGTTCGTCTCGCACGGCAGCATCGAGTATCCCGCGTTCCAGCAACCCATCGTCGCGTTCCAGAAGCAGCTGGCCGGCCGCCACTATCAAGGCCTCGCGCTGCAGACGTGGACGATGGAAGGCCTCGACCACACCGGCGTGAAAGGCGACGGCTATGTGCGCGGCCTGATGTGGGTGTGGCAGCCGAAGAAGCCGGCCGGGCCGAGCGGGCTGACGAAGGCGATGCAGCAGCAGGGCGAGTAAGGCCGGTTTTTTCGACGATGTGCGAAAAGTCTGTTGTGTTTTCAAAAAATCTGGTAACGTTAACGGACTCGAACAGAAAACACGACGGAGAACCAGGAATGCCGGAGACGAAAAACAGCGGCGGCGCCGCGCACGTCACGTCGCACGACGTCGCGCGCAAGGCCGGCGTGTCGGTCATGACGGTGTCGCGCGCCATGAGCGGGGAAGGCTATGTGGCCGAGAAGACGCGCGAAAAAGTGCTGGCCGCCGCGCGCGAACTGGGCTACACGCCCAACCTGTCGGCGCGCATGATGAAGGGCAGCCGCACGAACGTGATCGGCGTGCTGGTCAACGACCTGCTGTCGACGGTGATCAACGAGATCGTCGGCGCCGTCAGCGTCAACCTGCGCAAGTGCGGCATGGACCTCATCATCTACAACTCCATCGAAGACCTCGGCGCGTCCGCCCGCAGCGGCGTGCAGCAGATGATCCGCAATCACTGCGACGGCCTGCTGTTCGTGCTGCCGCGCCTCTCGGAGGGCTATATCGAATTCCTCGAGGCGAGCAGCCAGCCCACGGTCCTCGTCAATTACTGCCGCACCGATACGAGCCTGCCCGTCGTGGGCGGCGCCAACTACGCGGGCGGCGTGGCCGCGGCCGAGCACCTGCTGGGACTCGGCCACCGCCGCATCGGCTTCATCGCCGGTTCGCAGCACACGGGCCAGAGCCAGGAGCGCGAGCGCGGCTACAAGGCGGCGCTGCGCAGGGCCGGCATCCGCACCGACCGCACGCTCGTCGCACAAGGCGACTTCGGCCAGCGGTCCGGCTTCGAGGCCGCCGCAAAGCTGCTGCGCCTTCCCGATCCGCCGACGGCCATCTTCGCCGCCAACGACGACATGGCGATCGGCGCGATCAACGCGGCGCATTCGCTCGGCCTCGCCGTTCCGGAACACGTGTCGGTGGTGGGCTTCGACGATATTCCCAGCGCGTCGCTGCTGCATCCGCGCCTCACGACGTTGCGCCAGCCGCTGGCCGACATCAGCGAGGCCGCGGTGGCTGAGCTGATCCGCCGCATCAACAACGCGGAAGGGCAGCAGCACCGCATCGAATTCCCCTGCGAGCTGGTGGTGCGCGAGTCCACCGCCGCCGCACCACTACGCAATGCGGCCTGACATGGACAAGCTCTCCCGCATCCGCCGCGAACTGGCGCGCAACCGCAGCGTCTACCTGATGCTGGCGCCCGTACTGGCGTACTTCATCGTGTTCCAGTACGTGCCGATGGCGGGCGCCGTCATCGCGTTCAAGGACTTCAATCCCGCCACCGGTGTCGAAGGCAGCCCATGGGTCGGCCTGGACTGGTTCCGCCAGTTCTTCGACAGCCTGTTCGTGGGCCGCGTGATCTCGAACACGATCCTCATCAACGTGTACGACGTCCTCGTCGGCTTTCCCGCGCCGATCGTGCTGGCACTGCTGCTGAACGAACTCACGAGCACCCGCTTCCGCCAGTTCGTCCAGACCGTCACCTACCTGCCGCACTTCATTTCCGTCGTCGTCGTCAGCGGCATGCTGCTGGATTTCCTGGCGCGCGACGGCGTCATCGGCCAGATCGTGGCGGCCTTCGGCGGCACGCCGCAGGCCGTGATGAACGACCCGGACTGGTTCCGCACCGTGTACGTCGGCTCCGAGATCTGGCAGAGCGTGGGCTGGGGCTCGATCATCTACCTGGCCGCGCTGGCGGGCATCAACCCGACCCTGTACGAAGCCGCGCGCATCGACGGCGCCAGCCGCTGGCAGCGCCTGTGCCATATCACCTTGCCGGGCCTGCTGCCCATCATCGCGACCCTGCTCGTGCTGCGTCTCGGGCAGATGATGACGGTGGGCTTCGAGAAGATCATCCTGCTGTACAACCCGGCCACGTACGAAACGGCCGACGTGATCTCGACCTATGTGTACCGCCACGGCATCCTCGATGCGAACTACAGCTATGCGGCCGCCGTGGGCCTGTTCAACTCCGCCGTCGCCATGGTCCTGCTGGTGGTGGCGAATAAGCTGAGCCGGCGCTGGTCCGGCACCAGCATCTGGTGATGCCATGACGACCCGAGTCTTGTCCCGTCCCGAACCCGACATCCGCGCCTGGCGCCCGCGCCAGGGCTGGGGTTCCGCCGCGTTCGACGCCACCAACGCGGCCGTGCTGCTGGCGCTGTGCTTCGTGACGTTCTACCCGTTTTATTACGTGCTGATCGCGTCGTTGTCCGACCCCGTCGCGCTGATGGCCAACCGCGGCTTCATGCTGCTGCCGCGCGGCTTTTCGCTGGAAGCCTTCCACCGCGTGTGGGACAACCCGATGGTGCGCAGCGGCTTTTTCAACACGCTCGTGATCGTCGTCGGCGGCACCGCGCTCAATCTCGCGCTGACCTGCTGCGGCGCGTACGCCCTGTCGCGCCAGCGCCTGCCGCTGGAAAAGGCGTTCATGGTGCTGATCGTGTTCACCATGTTCTTTTCCGGCGGTCTCGTGCCCAACTACCTGCTCGTGCGCGACCTGGGCCTGTTGAATTCGCGCTGGGCCATCATCCTGCCGTTCGCCGTCAGCGCATGGAACCTCATCATCCTGCGCGCCGCGTTCAACGCCGTGCCGAAGGACTACGAGGAAGCGGCGCGCATCGACGGAGCCGGCGACTTCACGATCCTGCTGCGCGTATACGTCCCGCTGTGCATGCCCACCATCGCCGTCGTCGGCCTGTTCTACGCCGTCAGCCACTGGAACGGTTATTTTTACTCGATGATTTATCTGTCCGACCGCGACCTGTTCCCGATCCAGCTCGTGCTGCGCGAGATCCTCGTGTCCGGCAGCACGGATTCGATGATGACGGGCGAAGCCGTCGGCCGCGAAGCGCTGTCGAACACGATCAAGTACGCGACCGTCGTCGTGGCCACGATTCCCGTGCTGGCCGTGTACCCGTTCCTGCAGCGCTGGTTCGTGAAGGGCGTCCTGACGGGAGGGATCAAGGAATGAAAAAAGCCTGTCTTCTTGCGCTGATGCTGGTAACGTTAACGGATTCCGTACGGTCCGCACCCGAACCGATCACGCTACCCATCGTCAAGCAGCCGCTGCACCTGACGTGGTTCGCCAACTTCAACGGCAAGGCGGCCGTGTCGCTGAAGTCGTACGGCGAGCAGAGCGCCTACCACGTGCTGGCCGAGCGCACCGGTATCACGGTCGACTTCCAGCATCCTCCGCTGGGCGCGGAGCGCGAGCGCTTCAATCTGCTGCTCGTGTCGGGCAACTACCCGGACGTCATCGAGGCCGACTGGTTCGGCTATCCGGGCGGCTCGAGCAAGGCGCTGAAGGACGGCGTCGTCATCCCGCTCAACAGCCTGATCCGCCGTTATGCGCCGAATCTGCAGGCGTTGCTCGACCAGCATCCCGAAATCTACCGCCAGATCAGCACCGACGACGGCACGATCTACGCGTTCCCCATGCTGCGCATCGACCCGCAAGTGCGCAGCGTATGGGGCCCGCAGGTGCGCCAGGACTGGCTCGATAAACTGGGCCTGCGGCAACCGTCCACCATCGACGACTGGTACCGCGTGCTGACGGCATTCAAAACGCGCGACCCGAACGGCAACGGGATCGCCGACGAGATCCCGTTCTCCGCGCTGACGATCCCCGGCGAGAAGACCGTGCCCGGCCTGCCGCCGCCGCTGTGGGTCTTCCTCGGCGGCTTCGGGCTCGCGCCGGAGTTTTACCGCTGCGGCACGAAGGTCTGCTACAGCCCCGCGCAGCCGGCGTACCGCGACTTCCTCGCGACGATGCGCCGGTGGTATCGCGAAGGCTTGCTCGATCCGGACTACCTGGCGCAGACGGAGCGCCAGTTCGACGCCAAGATGACCAATGGCCTCGTGGGTGCGTACGCCGGCTATAACGGCAGCGGCCTCGCGCGCTTCACCGCGATGAACCGCGCGCGCTTCCCCGGCTTCAAACTGGTCGCGACGAAGTATCCGCTGGGGCCCGGCGGCAAGCGCTACGTCACGTGGCCGGAAGCGGGGCAGGAATACATGGGCATCGGCGCGGCCATCACGCCGAACAACCGGCACGTCGTCGAGACGGTGAAATTCCTCGACTACGGTTATTCGGACGCGGGCGGCCTGACCCTGAGCTTCGGCCGCGAGGGCGTCAGCTACACGATGGTGAACGGCGAGCCGCGCTACACGGACCGCGTGATGAAAAACCCCAAGCTGTCCGTGGCCGAGGCGATCTTTACCCATGCGAGGCCGCAGCAAGGGCCGCTCGTGCAGGACGTGCGCTACCTGCGCCAGTTCTACTCGATGCCCGAGCAGCTGGACGCCGTGCGCACGTGGTCGGACGCGTCGACGGAACTGTTGCTGCCGCCGCTGGAAGTGGCCAGCAGCGATGCGCGCAAATTCAACGCGATCATGAGCGACATGAAGATCTACGTCGCCGAGATGACGACGCGCTTCATCACGGGCCGCGAGCCGCTGGAACACTTCGATGCGTACCGCCGCAAGCTCGATCAGGCCGGCCTGCCGTTCGTCGTCGCCGCGATGCAGCGCGCGCTCGACCGGTACGACAGCAAAGCGATCCAACCGACGCGGGAGCAGCCATGAAGGATCCGTTTTCGCTGGCCGGACGGCGTGCGCTGGTGACGGGCGGCGCCTCCGGCGTCACGCAGGCCATCGCACGTGCGCTCGCGCAGGCGGGCGCCGACGTGGCGGTCACGGGGCCCGCCGAAGCAGCCGGCGCCGCCCAGCTGGACGCGGCAGAGCGTGTGCACGGCTCCATCGCCATTCTCGTCAATATCGCCGGCCGGCTCGACGCGGCAGACGGCTGGCGCGCCGCATTCGGCGCGAGCCTCGACGCGCCGTGGCGCCTTGCGCAGGAAGCGGCACGGCGCATGGTGGAACGCGGTGGCGGCAAGATCGTCAACGTCGCGTCGCCGCCCGCGGCGCATGGGGCCAGCAGGGATGCACTGGTGGGCTTCACGAAAGCCCTCGCCAATGAATTCGCGGTCCGGTCTGTTAACGTTAACGGGATCGTGCCTGGTGACTTCGCCGCCGACGTCGGCGGTGCCTGTGTATTCCTGTGCTCGCGCGCCGCCGACTCCATCCACGGCCACGTGCTGGCCGTCGGCGGCGGCTGCCTCGCCCGCTGAAACCTCTTCCACAACAATCCAAAGAACATGACGACACTCGACCTCAACGCCACCGACCGGGACCTGTTCCGCGGCGCCCTGGACCAGGCCCTGGCCCAGCTCGAGGGCGCGCTCTCCGAATTCGGCGCGCGCTTCCCCGACGATACGGCGCCGGCAGACCGCTACCGGCCGCGCCGCTGGCTCGATTATCCCGACGGCGCCAACTCCGGCTGGACCACGGGTTTCTGGACCGGCATGCTGTGGCTCGCCCACGAGCTGTCGGGACAAATGGCCTTCCGCGCGGCCGCCCATGCCCACCTGGCCAGCTTCGAGGAGCGCCTGGAAAAGCGCATCCAGATCGACCATCACGACCTCGGTTTTCTCTACATGCCGTCTTGCGTGGCCGCGTGGCGCGTCCGCGGCGACGTGCACGCACGCACCGTCGCGTTGGGCGCCGCCGATTATCTGATGCGGCGCTACCTGCCGCGCGCCGGCATCATCCAGGCGTGGGGCGACCTCGATGACCCGGCGCAGCGCGGCCGCATGATCATCGACTGCCTGATGAATCTTCCGTTGCTGCATTGGGCCGGCAGCGCCGGCGGCGATGCGCGCTACCGCGACGCCGCGCTCAGCCACCTGGAGCGCTCGCGCGACTTCCTCGTGCGTGCGGACGATTCGAGTTTTCACACGTACCACTTCGATCCGGAGACGGGCGCGCCCCTGTACGGCAGCACGGCGCAGGGCCTCGCCGACGATTCGTGCTGGGCGCGCGGCCAGGCGTGGGGCATGTACGGCTTCGCGTTGAACCACCGGCACGCACCGGACCTGGGCCTGCTGGCCGTCGCCATGCGCCAGGCCGATTACTTCATCGCGCACCTGCCGCCCAACGGCATCGCGTATTGGGATCTCGCATTCGGGCCGGGCAGCGGCGAGCCGTGGGACAGCTCGGCCAGCGCGATCGCCGCATGCGGCCTGCTCGAACTGGCGGATCACCTGGATGACGAGGCAAGCGCGCAGCGTTATCGCGACGCGGCGCTGCACATGCTGCGTGGCCTCGTCATGCATTGCGCGGCGCGCGCGCCGGCCAGCAATGCGCTGCTGCTGCACGGCGTGTACAGCAAGCCGCACGGGCAGGGTGTCGACGAACCGAATTTGTGGGGCGATTACTTCTACCTGGAGGCGTTGGCGCGCGTGCTGCACGGCGCTTCCGGTTACTGGTAGGAGATAAAGGTGAAATAAGAAGCGCGGCATAGCCGCAAGGGCGGGCGCGATATACCGCGTCCGGAACAGCAGTGATATCGTGGTATCCGAGACAGGAGTTGGAGATGGCAACGAATAACAAGACTTACAATGTGCACCACCCGTTGAACCCGATGGCGATCGCCGTCGCCTGCGCCATCCTCGGCGCGACCGTGACCGCCTCGGCGCAGACCGCGCACGATGGGCAGGCCATCCAGCAGGTCGAAGTGACGGGCATCCGCGCGTCGAAGCAAAAGTCGCTGGAAAAGAAGCGCAACAACGACACGATGAGCGAAGTCGTGACGGCGGAAGACGTGGGCAAGATGCCCGACAAGAACGTGGCCGACGCGCTGCAGAAGCTCCCCGGCGTGAACACCTTGGCCGGCAGCGGCGGGCAGGGCGGCTACGACGAGAACGACCGCGTGAGCATGCGCGGCACGAGCCCCAGCCTGTCGCTCA
This genomic stretch from Massilia putida harbors:
- a CDS encoding alpha/beta hydrolase — its product is MKKLLAVCAVALTMSIPARAQQPAGERHFVLENTQIIPVQSQSTGRKHELVVVLPSGYAAHPEKRYPVLYFLDAYWDTPLLTATYGNLIYDNQVPEFIMVGLSYPAGSNYDVERRRDYTITATDADSGKADAFLGFITKEVAPLIESRFRAEKTDRVISGSSLGGLFAIAAAYKAPGFFAGHIAISPAAGWDHGALFKVDAAHARDHKALAARMFVSHGSIEYPAFQQPIVAFQKQLAGRHYQGLALQTWTMEGLDHTGVKGDGYVRGLMWVWQPKKPAGPSGLTKAMQQQGE
- a CDS encoding LacI family DNA-binding transcriptional regulator translates to MPETKNSGGAAHVTSHDVARKAGVSVMTVSRAMSGEGYVAEKTREKVLAAARELGYTPNLSARMMKGSRTNVIGVLVNDLLSTVINEIVGAVSVNLRKCGMDLIIYNSIEDLGASARSGVQQMIRNHCDGLLFVLPRLSEGYIEFLEASSQPTVLVNYCRTDTSLPVVGGANYAGGVAAAEHLLGLGHRRIGFIAGSQHTGQSQERERGYKAALRRAGIRTDRTLVAQGDFGQRSGFEAAAKLLRLPDPPTAIFAANDDMAIGAINAAHSLGLAVPEHVSVVGFDDIPSASLLHPRLTTLRQPLADISEAAVAELIRRINNAEGQQHRIEFPCELVVRESTAAAPLRNAA
- a CDS encoding ABC transporter permease; translated protein: MDKLSRIRRELARNRSVYLMLAPVLAYFIVFQYVPMAGAVIAFKDFNPATGVEGSPWVGLDWFRQFFDSLFVGRVISNTILINVYDVLVGFPAPIVLALLLNELTSTRFRQFVQTVTYLPHFISVVVVSGMLLDFLARDGVIGQIVAAFGGTPQAVMNDPDWFRTVYVGSEIWQSVGWGSIIYLAALAGINPTLYEAARIDGASRWQRLCHITLPGLLPIIATLLVLRLGQMMTVGFEKIILLYNPATYETADVISTYVYRHGILDANYSYAAAVGLFNSAVAMVLLVVANKLSRRWSGTSIW
- a CDS encoding carbohydrate ABC transporter permease → MTTRVLSRPEPDIRAWRPRQGWGSAAFDATNAAVLLALCFVTFYPFYYVLIASLSDPVALMANRGFMLLPRGFSLEAFHRVWDNPMVRSGFFNTLVIVVGGTALNLALTCCGAYALSRQRLPLEKAFMVLIVFTMFFSGGLVPNYLLVRDLGLLNSRWAIILPFAVSAWNLIILRAAFNAVPKDYEEAARIDGAGDFTILLRVYVPLCMPTIAVVGLFYAVSHWNGYFYSMIYLSDRDLFPIQLVLREILVSGSTDSMMTGEAVGREALSNTIKYATVVVATIPVLAVYPFLQRWFVKGVLTGGIKE
- a CDS encoding extracellular solute-binding protein; protein product: MKKACLLALMLVTLTDSVRSAPEPITLPIVKQPLHLTWFANFNGKAAVSLKSYGEQSAYHVLAERTGITVDFQHPPLGAERERFNLLLVSGNYPDVIEADWFGYPGGSSKALKDGVVIPLNSLIRRYAPNLQALLDQHPEIYRQISTDDGTIYAFPMLRIDPQVRSVWGPQVRQDWLDKLGLRQPSTIDDWYRVLTAFKTRDPNGNGIADEIPFSALTIPGEKTVPGLPPPLWVFLGGFGLAPEFYRCGTKVCYSPAQPAYRDFLATMRRWYREGLLDPDYLAQTERQFDAKMTNGLVGAYAGYNGSGLARFTAMNRARFPGFKLVATKYPLGPGGKRYVTWPEAGQEYMGIGAAITPNNRHVVETVKFLDYGYSDAGGLTLSFGREGVSYTMVNGEPRYTDRVMKNPKLSVAEAIFTHARPQQGPLVQDVRYLRQFYSMPEQLDAVRTWSDASTELLLPPLEVASSDARKFNAIMSDMKIYVAEMTTRFITGREPLEHFDAYRRKLDQAGLPFVVAAMQRALDRYDSKAIQPTREQP
- a CDS encoding SDR family NAD(P)-dependent oxidoreductase, with translation MKDPFSLAGRRALVTGGASGVTQAIARALAQAGADVAVTGPAEAAGAAQLDAAERVHGSIAILVNIAGRLDAADGWRAAFGASLDAPWRLAQEAARRMVERGGGKIVNVASPPAAHGASRDALVGFTKALANEFAVRSVNVNGIVPGDFAADVGGACVFLCSRAADSIHGHVLAVGGGCLAR
- a CDS encoding glycoside hydrolase family 88 protein, translated to MTTLDLNATDRDLFRGALDQALAQLEGALSEFGARFPDDTAPADRYRPRRWLDYPDGANSGWTTGFWTGMLWLAHELSGQMAFRAAAHAHLASFEERLEKRIQIDHHDLGFLYMPSCVAAWRVRGDVHARTVALGAADYLMRRYLPRAGIIQAWGDLDDPAQRGRMIIDCLMNLPLLHWAGSAGGDARYRDAALSHLERSRDFLVRADDSSFHTYHFDPETGAPLYGSTAQGLADDSCWARGQAWGMYGFALNHRHAPDLGLLAVAMRQADYFIAHLPPNGIAYWDLAFGPGSGEPWDSSASAIAACGLLELADHLDDEASAQRYRDAALHMLRGLVMHCAARAPASNALLLHGVYSKPHGQGVDEPNLWGDYFYLEALARVLHGASGYW